A genomic segment from Moorena sp. SIOASIH encodes:
- the rlmN gene encoding 23S rRNA (adenine(2503)-C(2))-methyltransferase RlmN, producing MTNVSGSVSPLVNSIPPLLGASLIELTSWIQQQGQPAYRGRQLHGWIYQKGVRSLSEISVFPKQWRNTVADVPIGRSTLHYRLEAKDGTVKYLLQLSDGQIIETVGIPTPKRLTVCVSSQVGCPMACDFCATGKGGFTRNLARHEIVDQVLTVREDFQQRVSNVVFMGMGEPLLNTEAVVSAVKSLNQDLGIGARSLTISTVGIPGRIRQLAQHQLQVTLAVSLHASNQQLREQLIPSAKHYPLKALLDECRDYVNLTSRRVTFEYILLGGLNDCREYAVELAKNLRGFQSHVNLIPYNPISEVDYQRPSYRRIQAFVEALKQQHIAVSVRHSRGLDKDAACGQLRASRST from the coding sequence GACAACCGGCTTATCGAGGGCGTCAGTTACACGGATGGATTTATCAAAAAGGAGTGCGATCGCTTTCTGAAATTTCTGTCTTTCCTAAACAGTGGCGTAACACCGTCGCCGATGTCCCCATTGGTCGGTCAACGTTACACTACCGCTTAGAAGCAAAGGATGGTACGGTAAAATACCTGCTCCAGTTATCAGATGGTCAAATTATTGAAACTGTGGGTATTCCCACACCAAAGCGTCTGACCGTTTGTGTGTCTTCCCAGGTCGGTTGTCCCATGGCTTGTGACTTCTGTGCTACTGGTAAAGGTGGATTCACTCGCAATCTGGCTCGCCATGAAATTGTCGATCAGGTTTTAACAGTAAGAGAAGATTTTCAGCAACGAGTCAGCAATGTAGTGTTTATGGGTATGGGAGAGCCCTTGCTGAATACCGAAGCTGTGGTAAGTGCAGTGAAGTCTCTTAATCAGGACCTGGGGATTGGAGCGCGATCGCTTACTATCTCAACAGTTGGTATTCCCGGTCGTATCCGCCAACTCGCTCAGCATCAACTACAAGTCACCCTTGCTGTCAGTCTACACGCCTCAAATCAGCAGCTACGGGAGCAACTGATTCCTAGTGCCAAGCACTATCCTCTCAAAGCACTATTAGATGAATGTCGAGACTATGTAAACTTAACAAGTCGCCGAGTGACCTTTGAATACATCCTTTTGGGTGGACTGAATGACTGTCGAGAATATGCTGTTGAGTTGGCTAAGAACCTGAGGGGTTTTCAGAGTCATGTCAATTTGATTCCCTACAACCCCATTAGTGAGGTAGATTACCAGCGCCCTAGTTACCGCAGGATTCAAGCCTTTGTTGAAGCTCTCAAGCAGCAACACATTGCTGTCAGTGTACGCCATTCCCGTGGTCTTGACAAAGACGCCGCTTGTGGACAACTTAGAGCATCTAGGAGTACTTAG